Genomic window (Streptomyces yatensis):
GGGCGGCAGCGCCCGGCGCATCTGCTCCAGCTGGGCGCGCGCCGCCATCTGCTGCGCGAACAGGGTGGTCTGGATGCCGTGGAACAGCCCCTCCAGCCAGCCGACCAACTGGGCCTGGGCGATGCGCAGTTCCGCCTCGGTGGGCACCGCCTCGTCCGTGAAGGGCAGCGACAGCCGCTCCAGCTCCCCGATCAGCTCGGGTGCGAGCCCGTCCTCCAGCTCCTTCACCGAGCTGGAGTGGATCTCCTTGAGCCGGACCCGGCTGGCCTCGTCGAGGGGTGCGGCGCGCACCTCCTCCAGCAGCTGCTTGATCATGCTGCCGATCCGCATGACCTTCGCGGGCTGCTCGACCATGTCGGTCACGGGAATCTCGCGCGACTCGTCGTCACCACTGCCCTCGCCTGAAGCGGGAGCACCGCCGCCGAGTGCCATGCCGTCCGGGCCGACGACCAGGACGTGCGGGCTCTCCTGCGCTCGTTCGTTCATCGGCTGGTTCATACCCCTATTGTTCCGCACCGGCATCCGGTCCGGCGGTCGAGGGTCGAGGATTCGGCGCCGATGTCAGCGGCGGCGCAGTCGCAGACCGAAGAACGCCAGGCCGAGGCCGAGACCGGTGAGCGCGAGACCGGTGCCCAGCGGCAGCACCCGCATCGCCCGCTCGCTGGGCTCGGCGGCGGTCCGCTGAGCGCCGTAAGGCTGCCCGGAGGGGAACGGCTCGCGCGCCTGGTGGCGGTCCGGACGCTGCGGCATGGGGAGGGAGGACGGCGTCCACTCGGGCACCAGGGAGAACCGCCCGGTCCCCTCGTCGCTCTCGTTCCCGCTCTCGTTCCCGTATCCGTCCGGGTCGCCGTCCCCGTCCCGCGTTCCGGCCGAGGGGTCCTCGTCCGGCGGTGAGGGGGCGGGCGGCCGGATACGGCCGGGGTGGGTACGGCCCTCGCCCGCCCGGGTGCCCGCCAGCCCGCCGTCGTCGTCGGCGGCGGGGGTGGTGGCGGCGGTGGAGGTGGCGGATGCGGCGTGGGCGGCCTGGGCCGCCTGGGCGGCGGTCAGGGCGGTGCCCGCCAGCAGGGCCGCCGCGGGGAGTGTGCGGAGTATCGCGGGGTTCACGGTGGTCACCCTCCCGTGCCGAACCGTAGCGTAACGGGATCAGCGTCACATGAGGGTACGTACCGGGCACTCTGGGCGCCGCCGTACGGACCGCGACACCGCTATGGCTGCGACGCCGCCGTCCGTACGGCCGGGGCCGGGCCGGGGCCGGGCCGGGGCCGGGCCTGCCCGCGCCGCTCAGGTCGTCAGCAGGGCCGGTGCCGGGCCACTCCGGGCGTCTGCCCGCGCCGCTCAGGTCGTCAGCAGGATCTTCCCCACGTGCTCGCTGGCCTCCAGCAGCCGGTGGGCCTCCGGGGCATCCCGCATCGGAACGGTGCGGTAGACGATCGGGCGGACCCGGCCGCCCGCGATCAGCGGCCAGACATGCTCCCGCACCGCCGCGACGATCGCCGCCTTCTGCGCCAGCGAGCGGCCCCGCAGTCCGGTGGCCGTCACGGCGGCGCTCTTGGAGAGCAGAGCGGCCAGGTTCAGCTCGGCCTTCGTCCCGCCCTGCAGCCCGATGATCGCCAGTCGGCCGTTGGTGGCGAGCGTCTCCACATTCCGGGCGAGGTACTTCGCGCCGACGATGTCCAGGATGACGTCGGCCCCCACGCCGTCGGTGGCCCGGCGGACCTCCTCGACGAAGTCCTGCTCGCGGTAGTCGATCAGGATGTCGGCGCCCAGCTCCCGGCAGGCCGCCAG
Coding sequences:
- a CDS encoding bacterial proteasome activator family protein, translated to MNQPMNERAQESPHVLVVGPDGMALGGGAPASGEGSGDDESREIPVTDMVEQPAKVMRIGSMIKQLLEEVRAAPLDEASRVRLKEIHSSSVKELEDGLAPELIGELERLSLPFTDEAVPTEAELRIAQAQLVGWLEGLFHGIQTTLFAQQMAARAQLEQMRRALPPGLGGGEEDEDAPKPGGARSGPYL